One Eisenibacter elegans DSM 3317 genomic window, GCTCCTCACAACAAGATAGTAATACTGGAATTTTGTAGGGCGCTAATTTAGTTTTGGCCCAATCTCGCAGCGCTTCTAAACTTAGTGTATCAGCTACCGAACGGGGTACATAGGCTACAGCAATGCGTTCGCCCATCGCTACGTCGGGTAGCCCTACTACTGCACAATCTGCAATGAGGGGGTGCTGTCGGAGTACTTCTTCTATTTCTAGGGCGGATATTTTGTATCCTCCAGACTTGATGATATCCGTACTCTTGCGTCCTAAGATACGATAATAGCCCTCTGCATCACGTTCGGCAATATCACCGGTCTGAAACCAGCCGTCAGGGGTAAAACTGGCAGCAGTAGCTTCTGGCTTTTGCCAATAGGCTACAAAAAGGCAAGGGCTTTGTACCTGAATTTCACCAGGCTCCCCCCAAGCTTCTATGGGTGTGCCTTGCTCATCGACGAGACGGACGCGAACCTCCGGCAAGGGCAAACCTACTGTGCCGGCCTTGCGAACTCCTTGCAATGGGTTGGACAAAGCCATTCCTATTTCTGTCATCCCATAGCGCTCTAGCAAGGTATGTCCGCTCAACTTCTCCCAAGCCTCTAAAACTTGTACGGGCAGCGCTGCTGAGCCAGACACCATCAAGCGCATCTGTCGGCAGGCTTGAGCAAAGGCCGTTTGTGCGGCTATGTCGGCTTCTGCGTGTGTGGCCAGCAAACGATGATATATGGTAGGGACAGCCATAAACAAGGTATAGCGCCCGCTACTCAGCGCTCGATACACGCTTTGAGCCTCAAATTTGGGCATCATAACTACCTGCGCCCCAACCCATAAGGCTGAACAAAGCACATTGATTAGCCCGTGGATGTGGTGTAGCGGCAAGGGCAACAAGATACAATCATCGGCCTGCCAAGCCCAAGCCGTTACCAAGGTCTGGATTTGTTTTGCGATAATCTGATGAGTGCTGACTACACCCTTGGGCTTACCTGTAGTGCCACTTGTATAAATCATCAGTGCAGGCGCTTGGGCGCTTACCTCGGGCAGGCTTGGCGGATGAAGCATA contains:
- a CDS encoding acyl-CoA synthetase — protein: MLDSNIPLLARVSTYGQRVALYSNEQQYTYATLYTEALQIAYQLCAQGLKPGGCVLHWALADATYVSTQWGIWLAGGIAVPVSTSYPLPEITYLATDSQAHHFILPDALLAQFEALKDANPDIQLLSFESLLGNPMLHPPSLPEVSAQAPALMIYTSGTTGKPKGVVSTHQIIAKQIQTLVTAWAWQADDCILLPLPLHHIHGLINVLCSALWVGAQVVMMPKFEAQSVYRALSSGRYTLFMAVPTIYHRLLATHAEADIAAQTAFAQACRQMRLMVSGSAALPVQVLEAWEKLSGHTLLERYGMTEIGMALSNPLQGVRKAGTVGLPLPEVRVRLVDEQGTPIEAWGEPGEIQVQSPCLFVAYWQKPEATAASFTPDGWFQTGDIAERDAEGYYRILGRKSTDIIKSGGYKISALEIEEVLRQHPLIADCAVVGLPDVAMGERIAVAYVPRSVADTLSLEALRDWAKTKLAPYKIPVLLSCCEELPRNAMGKVLKKAVKELF